In one window of Acanthochromis polyacanthus isolate Apoly-LR-REF ecotype Palm Island chromosome 8, KAUST_Apoly_ChrSc, whole genome shotgun sequence DNA:
- the LOC127534987 gene encoding uncharacterized protein LOC127534987, with translation MGRLIHTVRAAAQTFQDHAVDVLWQTKTVVIRSAQQEAYKEEIRCLEKGGKLSKRSPLKKLNPTIDKDGLLRIGGRISSADLPNYEKHPVIIPKNSHIATLLVRHYHEEVVHQGRHFTEGAIRAAGLWIVSSKHLVSRVIHKCVTCRKLRGKLMEQKMADLPADRLVKEPPFTHVGLDAFGPWLITSRRTRGGHAESKRWAVLFTCMSTRAVHIEVIESMSTSSFINALRRFFAVRGPAKQLRSDCGTNFVGACKELGINTEDSKLKNYLAHQGCTWTFNLPHSSHIGGSWERMIGIARRILDAILLHAGAAPLTHEVLTTLMAEVMAMMNARPLVPVSVDPEMPTLLTPAMLLTQKISPLLPPQGDFDQKDLHRNQWRQVQCLADTFWKRWRMEYLATLQKCRKWTEDKPSVQEGDVVLLRDNQARHNEWPVGVIQKTLPSADGKTRKVEVRIFSQGAIKVFLRPISEVVLLLSKDT, from the coding sequence ATGGGAAGACTCATACACACTGTGCGAGCTGCGGCACAAACCTTTCAAGATCACGCTGTTGATGTACTTTGGCAAACAAAGACTGTGGTCATTCGGAGTGCTCAACAGGAAGCCTACAAAGAAGAGATCAGGTGCTTGGAGAAGGGCGGTAAACTCTCAAAACGAAGTCCTCTGAAGAAACTTAATCCCACCATTGACAAAGACGGTTTGCTGAGAATCGGAGGACGTATCTCATCAGCTGATCTCCCTAACTATGAGAAGCACCCAGTGATCATTCCAAAAAACAGTCACATTGCAACTCTCTTGGTAAGGCATTATCATGAAGAGGTAGTTCACCAAGGGCGCCATTTCACAGAGGGCGCCATCCGGGCTGCAGGGTTGTGGATTGTGTCAAGCAAGCATCTAGTTTCCAGAGTGATCCATAAATGCGTGACCTGCAGGAAGCTGAGGGGAAAGTTGATGGAGCAGAAAATGGCTGACCTACCTGCCGATAGGCTTGTCAAAGAGCCTCCTTTCACGCATGTAGGTCTGGATGCCTTCGGGCCCTGGTTGATCACCTCACGCCGAACTAGAGGAGGCCACGCTGAAAGCAAACGTTGGGCAGTTCTGTTTACGTGCATGAGTACTCGTGCTGTTCATATTGAGGTAATAGAGTCTATGTCCACGTCCTCATTCATCAATGCTTTGCGAAGATTCTTCGCTGTCCGTGGGCCTGCCAAGCAACTCCGCTCTGACTGCGGCACCAATTTTGTCGGAGCCTGCAAGGAGTTAGGGATTAACACGGAAGACTCTAAGCTCAAGAACTATCTTGCTCATCAAGGGTGCACCTGGACTTTCAACCTGCCCCACTCTTCCCACATCGGCGGCTCGTGGGAAAGGATGATAGGGATTGCACGCCGCATCTTGGACGCAATACTACTACATGCAGGTGCAGCTCCTCTCACTCATGAGGTACTCACGACATTGATGGCAGAGGTTATGGCTATGATGAATGCCAGACCGCTGGTGCCGGTATCAGTGGATCCTGAAATGCCCACTCTCCTAACACCTGCCATGTTGCTGACTCAAAAGATCAGTCCTCTGCTACCCCCTCAAGGAGACTTCGACCAGAAAGATCTGCATAGAAATCAATGGAGACAAGTCCAATGTCTAGCCGACACGTTCTGGAAGCGCTGGCGAATGGAATACCTGGCAACACTccaaaaatgcagaaagtgGACAGAGGATAAACCAAGCGTTCAAGAGGGAGACGTCGTACTTCTCAGAGATAATCAGGCCAGACACAATGAGTGGCCTGTCGGAGTCATCCAGAAGACTCTTCCCAGTGCTGATGGGAAAACACGCAAGGTCGAAGTGAGAATCTTCAGTCAAGGTGCCATCAAGGTTTTCCTTAGGCCCATCTCAGAAGTTGTTCTCCTTCTGTCAAAAGACACTTAA